In one Gracilinanus agilis isolate LMUSP501 chromosome 6, AgileGrace, whole genome shotgun sequence genomic region, the following are encoded:
- the LOC123252597 gene encoding vomeronasal type-1 receptor 1-like has translation MMTYGEIMGIIYMQVTGVGFLWNCVILFLNIYNFLITHRTKPKNLIITHLAFSNAIFLLFGGIPSATRILRVKCLLEELGIRIITYWQIIGRGLSLDSTCLLSAFQAITISPNNSRWAQLKIRAPKCITQCILLFWVFNLLLNVMIFFLQINPPNSTDSKYGCNTGYRILDINNENYVKLRIFAFVHDSLFLCFMTCSSVYMVIILYRHKRHVNHIHNNSRSIKISTETRATQAIVLLVSTFVLFNVFSPIFMLYMSYFKYSVTWIIQTSVFLSLGYPTLSPFLLISVDKQIPRFVLCKELKFRV, from the coding sequence ATGATGACTTATGGTGAAATAATGGGAATTATATACATGCAAGTTACTGGAGTTGGATTTCTATGGAACTGCGTCATTCTATTCCTAAACATCTATAATTTCCTCATTACTCATAGGACAAAACCTAAAAACCTAATTATCACCCATTTGGCCTTTTCCAATgctatatttcttctctttggggGAATACCCAGTGCAACAAGGATTTTGAGGGTCAAATGTTTACTGGAAGAGCTGGGAATTAGAATCATAACATATTGGCAGATAATAGGTCGAGGTCTCTCCCTAGATAGCACCTGTCTCTTGAGTGCCTTCCAGGCCATCACTATTAGTCCCAACAACTCCAGATGGGCACAGCTCAAAATCAGAGCACCAAAATGTATCACTCAGTGCATTCTTCTATTTTGGGTATTCAATCTACTTCTAAATGTGATGATATTTTTCCTCCAAATTAACCCCCCAAATAGCACAGACAGTAAATATGGATGCAACACTGGATATAGGATCCTAGATATAAATAACGAGAATTATGTAAAACTTAGAATCTTTGCATTTGTCCATGATTCTTTGTTTCTGTGTTTCATGACTTGTTCTAGTGTCTACATGGTTATAATACTGTACAGACATAAGAGGCATGTCAATCATATTCATAATAATAGTCGATCGATAAAAATATCCACTGAAACCAGAGCCACTCAAGCAATTGTGCTTCTAGTGAGCACCTTTGTTTTGTTTAATGTATTCAGTCCCATTTTTATGCTGTATATGTCCTATTTTAAATACTCAGTCACTTGGATTATACAAAcctcagtctttctctctctgggataTCCAACACTCAGCCCTTTTCTTCTGATCAGTGTTGATAAACAAATTCCCAGGTTTGTGctctgtaaggaattaaaatttagggtttga